One Indicator indicator isolate 239-I01 chromosome Z, UM_Iind_1.1, whole genome shotgun sequence genomic window carries:
- the LOC128979808 gene encoding LOW QUALITY PROTEIN: interferon alpha-13-like (The sequence of the model RefSeq protein was modified relative to this genomic sequence to represent the inferred CDS: inserted 1 base in 1 codon; substituted 1 base at 1 genomic stop codon): protein MTFKDSQPVSXKGGTXELIFIMNAFVLIEIGLILLCNTISSCLQCNHLPLQQRKVIENSLRLLDKMGKRFPKQCLREKMSFRFPEQVLIPTEKETVKVAIEEILQHIFYIFGKNLTPAAWDGTALEQFRNGLHQQIEQLEACVIKKQTHYHHSKEVNMLKLKKYFQKIKHFLEDKQHSLCSWEISRAEMRRCLQLADKVIRKLSN from the exons ATGACCTTCAAAGATTCCCAGCCTGTCT CAAAAGGAGGAACATAAGAGCTTATCTTTATCATGAATGCATTTGTCTTGATAGAAATTGGCCTCATACTGTTGTGCAACACCATCAGCTCCTGTCTTCAGTGTAATCACTTGCCTTTACAGCAAAGAAAAGTGATTGAGAATAGCCTTCGACTTTTGGACAAAATGGGTAAAAGGTTTCCTAAACAATGTCTAAGGGAGAAAATGTCCTTCAGATTTCCTGAGCAGGTTCTAATACccacagagaaagagactgTCAAAGTGGCCATTGAAGAGATCTTGCAACACATCTTCTATATCTTTGGCAAAAATCTGACTCCAGCTGCTTGGGATGGGACAGCTTTAGAACAATTCCGAAATGGACTTCATCAGCAAATTGAGCAACTAGAGGCATGTGTAATCAAGAAGCAGACCCACTAccatcacagtaaagaagttaaCATGCTGAAACTGAAGAAGTACTTccaaaaaataaagcattttcttGAAGACAAACAACACAGCCTGTGCTCCTGGGAGATCAGCCGTGCAGAAATGAGGAGATGTCTTCAACTGGCTGATAAAGTCATAAGGAAGCTTAGCAACTAA